Sequence from the Nitrosopumilus maritimus SCM1 genome:
TGAAAAGCTAAATACCAAAAAATTATTTTTCATGTATTTTTGGAATTTGTCATATCTTTTATTGTTTTTTGCCACAGCAGTATCTTGCATGAGATACGACAGAAGAGAATTAAGATATACGTTTGTCAACTGTAGAAATTACCAGTAATTATTACATCGTCTGATGACAAGTTTGTGGCAGGAATTCTGCCCATCAATATTTCATTTATCTATTTTTTCTAGACTTTAATGCAACTTCAATTCCAAGCCCGATTACAACTATTGCAAGGACCACAATCACAGACAAGAAAACATCAACTGCCACATCTCCTGTCATTACAGCAGAATCTGCTCCAGAAGATTCCATGTTTCCTGCAGGTACCCGTGCAGTCATTTCTGAATCCGCACTTCTTGACATGAACGGTGCAGATGATGGAGCAGGCTGGCTTGGACTAGAAACTGTTGATGTCTTTTGCATGAATTGTGATGTGAACCACGCAGCAACAGACACTCCGCCAAGTGTAGCCAGTCTGTGAATTCTGTTAAATGAGTTAAACAAAGATTTGCTCTTTTTTGCGGGCTGGGACATTGCGTTTGGAAGTATTACAAGTGCGACTTTGTCAACAATGTAGAACTTCATGTCGTGTGATTTTGAATTTTTTCCCACGTTTGTTATTTTTACCACTCCAACTGACTGCATTTTTTTTAAATGGTGTATTACAAGCGGCAAGGACAGTTCTGTTTTTTGTGCAAGCTGATTTGCAGTAAAGGATTGATTAAACAATAATTGCAGTATTTTTCTGCTAGAATCAGATGATAGTATTTCTCCGATAACTTTTAGTCTGTCGTCTTCTGTTGATATAATGTCAACCTTGTCAGAAATGTTTGGTTCATCGGAATCCATAAAAAAAGTGTGGGCACTAGTGTATTATTAAGACTTCTTGTTAAATCCAAATTTAATCAAACGTTATAATCAAAATTCACCCACACACATCATGAATAAAAAACAACTAACAGTTGTAATGCTTTCTGTATTGGTAGTTGCAGTGTCTGCAACTGCCGTATCATCAGAGGCAGATGCACAAAAGCCAACATCAATGCTATCTTTTGAAAAAACCATTGACGTTGTAGGAATAGGAATGATTTCCACAGATCCTGATCTTCTAACAATTCGATTGGGACTGGAGACCAAAGGCGATACTGCAAATGATGCACTGACTGCAAATTCTGCCCAGATGAGCAAAATACTACAGGCCTTAAAGAGCGTGGGCATTTCTGAATCAGAAATCAGCACGTCATCACTAAACATTCGTCCACAGTACGAATACGTTTACGATGAAACACGTGACAGAGACACAAGAACGCTTGTAGGATACGAGGCATCCAACATCGTCACAGTAGAGACAAAGAGTCTTGACTTGGCAGCATCAATCATTGACGCATCAGTTAATGCAGGCGCAAACAAAGTAGACTCTGTTTACTATTCACTGTCTACTGAAACCCAGATGAGTCTCAAAGACCAGCTTCTTGAGCAGGCCGTAATCAATGCACAGGAAAAGGCCAAAAATGTATTAGCTCCACTTGACCAGAAAATAATTGGTGTAAAGAGCATCTCTGTTTCTGAATTTGGAATTCCAACACCATATCCAGTATTTAGCGGCAGCAATATGGTCTTTGATGCAGCAATGAAGAGCAGTTCAACACAGCTGTTCTCATCAGAACAAGATGTCACAGCATCAGTTCACGTTGTCTTCCACATAGGAAGCAACTAATTTTTTCTTTTTTGTTGAATCGCATAATGGTTCACAGATCAATAATTGTTTTATGAATATTGGTCTGAATCCCATTAGATTGAACTGTTTTTAGGAATAAAATTAATTTTCATTTTCAAGTATCTTTTCTACTTCTTTTCTATGAGTGGTGCAGTATAGCCCCGATTCTTTACACTTTGGACATTGTAGATACTTGTAATAATCAATCATACAAAAAACCATAATTCGTCAATTAAAAGATATTTCGATGTAATCATACTAGTAGAAGTATGGAGTCTTATTTTGGGAGGAAAAGAATTCAAAAAAAATCACATCCATTTTTGTACAAAAAATAAAAAAATCTTTCAATTATTTTGATAAAACTGAAAGAATAGGCATTGCATCCCACTGATACATGTGATGTACTAGAACTCCATCACATTCTTTGGAATATTCCGCATAGAATTTTTTTGCATCTTGTTCTGTTGCTTCAAAAACTGCCATACTGCTTGGCTGGTTGTTAAAAGAACCAGACCACATTGTGCCCTTTGATGACTGCCAGTCATCCACCAGTGATATGATTTTTGGTCTAATTCTCTCAATGTCTTTCTCTGAGGCATCATCTCCAATTGAGCTTACTATAACCCATGGTTTTAGTTGATCATACATGATACACCATATGCAAATTTGAAATTAAAGATAGAGATGATTGTAATGGTATGATACAGTTTGTTATGTCAAAACTCTAGAATAGAAAAAGAAAATAATCATCTATTTTATTACAATTACTATACATCAAAACATGTTCAAACCATGTTTTCTTACCCTGACACTTTTTTGCAAGCAAGGTTTGATCCAGAGAAAGCATTAACACAATTCAAGGTTCATCCACATGGAAGTTGCTATTGGCATAACTTCGAGTAAACTGTGTTAATGTTTTCTTTGTTAAAATCAAATTTCATTTTGCAGTCATATTCTAGAGAATTGGAATGTCTAGTTTTTTTATATCTGATTTATTTTTGCTCAAGTTTGGATGGCAAAAAAAATAACACCATTACTTGTAGAAAAATACGATATTTCTCACAAAATTTTCAGTGAACTTGCAAACTTGGAATCAAGACACATTTTGTTTGCAATTATAAAAAAGCCAAAACGTGCTCAGGATATTTCAAAGGAGACAAAAATCCCACTAAGCTCAGTATACAATAGAATATCCAGTCTCAAAGAATGCTCACTAATGTATGAAAAATCAGATTTCGCAGACAATGGACATGTTGTTACACTATATCAGAGCTTGATCAAGGACGCAGAGATAAACGTCGCAAAACTGGAACCGACAATCGCGTTGACTAAAAATCAAAGTGTAAAAAAATGAGCAAGTTAACATCTTTGAAAATCTGTGTTTTGTGTGGGAGCATCTACACAATATATCCAATGACAAAGTCAAGGGATTCCTGTCCCAAATGCAAAGGTCTTTTGGTGCCATAGAATGGCATGTAGGGGAATTTGTGAGAGATTTCGCTCAGAGACCAAGAGGTACAAGATTGGCGTGAAGAGATGTACTTCTTGTGACACATATCTTGAATATGATGGAGTTCAATGTCCTTGTTGCAGAACACATCTGCGTGCTAAAAGAAAAACCAAAGGATACAGAACTTGAATGGAGTTTGTTATGGGTTTGAATTTCTCATTTCCATACATGTTGTATCTCAAAAAAAGTCCCAATCAGATGTGAAAAGATCCAGTTTGATTTAGTTACGGGGCGTGTAATACTGATATTCATCATCATCTACTTTTTCAGGAACATAATTTTCAATAAACAAGACCATCTCTATTGAGGATGAGTCTGTGGGCACTTTGAAAATATAATCGGTGTGGTGTTGAGGATATGGCGCATCAGGTGCCCTGATGAATGGTTGTTCTTTGTAATCTACCTCTATTCCATCAACTAGAATTAATACGCTTAACAGATCACCCTGATTCCAGTCATTAGGCCCGTACATCATATAGTAATTTCCGCCATTTTCTGGCACCCTGATTTTTGCAAAAGTATCATAAGCGGTTGGCTCAAAATTCCAAATCGTATTACTGTCCTCGGGCACAAACTCTATGAGGTTTATCGTAAATGGTGCTGAATATTCAAAGATGTTGTAACGCATCGTTTCAGGAAACATGTAGTTTCTCTCCAAGAGTTTTTCAATTGAGTTTTGCTTTAAGAATACAGTCTCCATTCTGAGATTTTTCCATGCTTGCAGGTCTGGAGGAACGTCTGATTTTTGATTAACTTTGATTGAATGTATCTTTGCATCATCTCCCATTGCACATAAAGGGGACAATTTGTCATCCAAGTGAAAATCTGTCAGAACATTATTTTTCAGCGAGCCTCCAAAATATTTCAGACCAGCCTTTGGCTTTTGAAATTCACCACAAAAAGAAACAACATTCTCGCCATAATCAAAGTTAAACTTTCCAACCGTAAACTCTTGGTTGTTGAGATTTGGATTTCCTCTTAACTCATGTTTTATGGCAGCAGCCACAAAGGCTTCTTGATCATCAGCAAAGTATGATTTTTCTTCAAGAAATATTGCAGCTACTTGTTGTTTTAGTGGACCAAAACACCATCCATAGTTGGATTCATCAACCACATGTCCGTGAATTGATTCTGGAGTTGGAGTTTCAGTAAATATCTTGGTGTATTGGATGTCTGTACTGTTAATTGCAGCTTCCAACCAATACACTTGATTATCGGCATAATCAATTACATATCCGCAGTTGTAACTTGACTCTTGGTATATTGCACGTTGTGGACCACGATTAAGCACAATGTCTTCAACAGAAATATACACATCATGCTCTATTCTCAGATTCTTTTGAAAAATTTCAGGCATTATTTTTGCAATCAACAAGTCATAGTCTATTTTCCCATCATGAGTAAATGAGACATTGTAATTTTCAGTATAGGGTACATAGTCTCTTCCAGAAGAACTGAATTCCTGAGATTGGGCATATGCCAGAGTAAATACGCCCAGTCCCAAAGCAATACATGTAATTATCAAGAATTTAGTTTTCATTTTCATATTCTTCCATTGTTTGCCATTCACACGAACTGTTGGTAATAATATGAGTGTCATTTGAATACATATATCCAATACTAGGTTGAATTCCAGTTGCATTACAACTGTCCAAAACTTTTTGGTATTGCAGCATGGCATCAATATCTAAAATCAATTCAGATGGATTGTCAGGATGGGTTTTGTATATTGGCTTTTGATCTCCAAAATCATCTGAATGCACCCAACCCACACCAGGATACAGTTTGTATCCAGCAGCTAATTTTGCATCTCTTTCTGCATTTGGAATTGTTAGACTGTCAGTTATCTTTGATTCAGATTCTACAACATAATTAGTATCTAAAAACAAGTTCATTACACCATAAAATGCAAAGAGAATCAAGACGGCAATACCAACATTTCTTGCAAATTTTTTCTTGTATCCAGAACCAACAGGTGTGAAAAAATAATTGAAATTGTTCATTTTGTAAACTCCTCATACTCTATCTTCTCACCGCAGTAAGGGCAGTAATTCATTGAAAAAAATGCAATGTTGCCATCAACACTCGTATCCTTAAAGTGAAATTTTGCCCACTTTACATTCCACAGCTGAAAGTGCTTGTCATGCTCCTTGAGTTGTTTGCAACACCACCATGTTCTGTGAGTATCTACATGAAATTCTGTGAATTTATCACAAGTAGGATCATCAAAGTGTCTGGTGAAAAATACTTTCAATAATTCAAGCTAAAAATATGAGGTTCATAAATACTTCTAATCTTTGTTTTGGACTCACTCTCTTATTTTTTATTGATTCACAGACCAGTATTCGTTTTACGAGTATTGGTTTGAATCCCTACAGTTCCAGATACTAAGTTGTAATAGTTTGAATCTTTTTTTGACACAAAATTTGATTCAATACAAATTATTTTGAGAAAAATTAATTTTGTTTATAAACAAAAGTGTGCGGCATCAAACTAAGTTCACAAAACCCGCCCCCGGCACACAATTTTAGAAAGTATTATGCATTTTTCATGTTGATTTTAAGATCTAATGTCTTTAAGGGTAAAAGTGGCATCATAATACAAAGTGAAGCAAAATGACAGAATTTTGATTATTGCAGGACTAGTTTCAGGAGTGATGGGTCTTATAGTAATGGTGGGATTTATCGGACAAGGGAACATAAGACATGTTGAGATATTTTGGACTGAAAAAGTAGAACAAACAGTAGTATTCCAAGAGATTGATGGAGAAACACAAATTCAGGCAATCAAAGGAGTCAAAGGAGACAACAACCCAACATTGATTTCAAGAACAGCTTTTGCATATGTCCTTACTGTAATTAATAATGGAACAACACATCACAGACTATACATTGATGGATTTAATGTTCAGACAGACTTGTTAGAACCAGGACAACAAGATACAATTACATTTTATCCAGAAAATGAAGGAGAGTTTACCTATTATGACAAGAGACAACATCTAGAGCCATTAGGTAAGATCAAAATTTTCTCCGTAGTTCCAAGTGACGAGTTTACTGGAGTTTGGAAAGATTTAGTTTAGGATTTTTGTGACATGATTAAATCTACTTTGTAGTTTAGCGTTGCTCGTGGATTTAGTTTAAGAGTCCATGGAATGTAGGATGGCTTTTTTGTAGAATTTGAAATCTTAAATCCTAAATTCTTCAAATCAGTGCGTAAACTAGATGCATCTACAGGATTTTTCACAGAACTAGGTCCCCTATCAAAATCATAAGGATCAGATATTACAAAGTATCCTTTTGTGATTTGTTTTGATATTGATTTGAGTAAAACATTTGGTTCGATTATTTCTAGTACATTTAGGGCCAAGATTAAATCAAATTGCAATTTACCAAATACAGGACTCAATGAATCAGCTACAAAATAATCCAAGTTGTCGTTGAATTGTTTTTTTGCAATTTGAATTGCAGAAAACGAACGGTCTACACCAAATACTAATTCATTAGAATTTGCCAAATGACTAGTTACAATTCCAATAGAGCAACCATGCTCTAAGACAAATTTTGAAGAAGGTAAAGTATCTAAATTCTGCTTTATTGTAGAATAAAATTTTGAAGTTTCACTATTTTGATAGATTCTAGCCCACTTTTCTTCAATATCACTACGGTCATTGGTTTTAGCATTAAGGGATTTTTTTACAAAACTCTTGAGTTTAGATGTTGTAGATAACTTGTAGAGTTTCCCACCAAGAATTCTTCTAGAAGAAAGATACTTTGAGAAATCATTCCACATTATTGGGATTTTTTGTATGATTGGAAATTCTAAATTACATTTTTTACATTGAAGAATACCTTCTTCAATTTCTTTTTTGGATTCAAATACATCAAGTTCAAGTTTAGCACCACATTTCATACATCTTAAAAATTCAAGACTTGATTGAATCATGAGAAATTAATTATTCCAAGCTATATTTCTTTGATGCAAAATCAAGATAATGTTAAATGTAGTAATCCAAGATTAATTCTAAAATGGGCGAATATGAGGAATTTGCAGAAGCACTATTTGGTCAATTATCAGTAGAAATTGATGAGGAAAAAGAAATTTCGAGCCTAGCAGTTAAGGCCAAAGAAGATCTTGCAGGCAAAGTAGAGTTCAAAGATATTGAAGAGATTACAAAGGATGTAGTACCTCAGTTCAAAGAAAAAATAAAAGACTTTCTTGGAATTGAAGTACCAAACAACATAGAATTCAAGTTTCCAGAATTAGAAGATCTGAAGAGACTCAAAGGAGAAAAGGTATTTGCAGATAATGAATCAAAAGAATTTGTCAGAGATTTATTTGATGCAGTTGCAAAAGAGAATAATGCAAAGATTGCTGAATTAATGAAAAAAGATACTGCAAAGTATTTAGTGTATTCTACTTACGCAATTCAATACATCTCAAAGATTACAACAACTTATGGAGATTATCTTGATGGTGTGATTTACCTTAACAGATTCATATTATCACGTTATCCACAAATTATTTTACATAAACAAGGAGAGCCATACGAATCAAGATTTGAGAATGTAAATTCTGGATATACAGGTGGAATAAAGATGGCAGTGTTAGAAGAGTTAATTCACTCCACACAAGAAAAGTTACATCAAATTAACAAGGATGCAGCAATGCAAGTAAACAAAATCAATGAAGAACTAGCAGGAATTATTCTAGAATTAGATACAGAAACTGTTAACATGTTAGCTGAATATTGTCAATTACAAACAGTACCAGATGATTTTCCATTTGCAAAAAGGGCAAACCTATTTTTCTTTTTGAATCCAGATCATTTCTTAATTGAACAAATAGGACCTGATGTCATGACATTCACACATGTAGAGATGGACCCGAAAATCAAAGAAGCAATTCCACAACTATTAGACATTTACAAGAGATGGCTTGCACCAATACAACATCATCATGCAGCATTTACTGCAATGGAAGGCATGGCAGGATTTGCAATTGAAAATATTCTCAAAGATGATCAAGACTTTCAGAATTATCTGACCACATTCATGGGAACAGACTTTTCGTCATATCAGGTAAGAAAGAGCATGGGTAAGGACTTTACAAAGGCAATATATGAAAAACTAGGCTCAAATACCTTCAAAAAAATCATAGACATTCCCCCAAATACTAGAGAACTCAAAGATCCTCAACTATACCTTAGCAAGTTGAGTCAGTAATAATTGGAAAAAGAGTTTGATCCATTTGTTGCAGAATGGTTTTCATTTGTAAAAAATCCAAATTTCAATCTAGTTGAAAAGTGTCTCAAGTTTGCACAGATTCTAGAATATCCAGATCTTGATATTGAAAAACACATTGAAAAGATCACCAAAATTGGAATGTCTCTTAAAGAGTCAATTAGTGATGTAAAAAATCCAACATATCTCATATCAATGCTAAATGAACATCTCTTTGAAAATCTAGGATATAGTGGAGATGATGATGACTATTACAATCCAAAAAATAATTTTCTAAACGAAGTAATAGATAAAAAAACAGGACTGCCAATTACAATATCGATTCTTTATGCAGAAGTAGCAAAGTTTATTGGATTGGATCTCAAAATTGTAGGATTTCCAAGTCATATTCTGGTAAAATACAATGAAGAGATGATACTAGACCCATTCTATGATGGACGATTATTAGACATTGATGACTTGCAAGAGATTCTTGATACAAATTATGGTGGAGAGATAGAGTTTAAACCTGAATTTTTAGACGAGATAACACATGAACAAATTCTGGTTAGACTAACTCGTAACTTGAAGAATTCCTATGTTCAATCTTTTGTTTATGACAAAGCATTACGTTGCGTCAATATGGTATTAGCAATTGAGCCAGAATCACCTGATGACATAAGGGACAAAGGAATACTAGAAGAAAGATTGCTAAATTATGATAGTGCTTTAAAATATTTGAATAAATATTTGGAAATTAATCCAAATGCAGAAGATGTAGATTTTATTTTAGAATTGATTAGAAGTATAAAGACAAAAAATTAATCAATAATAGAATCTATGTCGTTTCCTTTCTTAATCATTGAGATTTCATGACGAGCAATTTTGTTTCTCAATGCTCTTTTTAGGATGTCGACTTCACTTCTGAGCAATGCAATTTCATCTTCAAGTTTTGCAACTCTTTCATAGATAGTTTCAGCTTCTGAACTCATGATTATCTATCATGAAAAAATTGTCTTAAAAAGTTATGGGTAAATAATTTGATGCGAAGGTTAGCTTTTTAGACTATAATTTAACATAGGAAATATTGACTTTTTCTTTAAATGACTGACTTTTAAGGCTACTAAAATAGACACTAATCCAAATCTAGAATTAAAGTTAGATTTTTCACGGACTATTCAAAGTCTGCATAAACTGTTGATTATTCATCATGTTGTTCATCATCTGAGGGTGCATCATCATGTTGTCCATCATTTGTTGACGTAATTCTGGATCATCCATCATGGTATTCATCATTGGACTCATCATGTTGCCCATCATTCCCTGCATATGCCAAGGATTGTTTAACATCATGTCATGCATGTTCTGCATTACTTGAGGATCATTCATCATCTGACCCATCATGTTGTTCATCATTTGGGGGTTGTTCATAGTCCAATTACTATTCATCATAGTTCCCATATTCATCATGTTCATCATTTGTTTATTGTTCATCATGTCATACATCATCTGTGGATGATTCATCATGTCATACATCATTTGTTGTCTTAGTTCAGGATCACTCATTGCAGTTCCCATAGCACTCATGTTATTCATATTTGACATCATACCGTGATTCATTCCCATCATGTTGCCCATCATCATTCCTTTGCCCATCATGTTGTTACCCATCATAGAACCACCCATCATGTTGTTACCCATCATGCCTTGGTTCATTCCAGAACCCATCATGTTGCCATTCATCATGTTGTTTCCCATCATGTTATTGTTCATCATCATATTACCCATCATGTTGCCCATCATCATTTTACCATTCATCATGTTCATCATCATTCCATTGTTCATCATGTCTTGCATCATCTGTTGATTATTCATCATCATATCCATCATCTGTTGTCTTAGTTCAGGATCATTCATCATTCCCATCATTCCATGATTCATTGTACCTCCCATCATCATGTCCATCATAGTGCTATTTCCTCGCATTGCTTGCATCATTGGTTGATGTTGTGCCATCATATCCATCATCTGTTGTCGTAGTTCTGGATTATCCATCATTGTGTTCATCATCGGACTCATCATCTGAGGATTTTTCATCATTGTTGCTTTCATTTGATCAGTCAT
This genomic interval carries:
- a CDS encoding methyltransferase domain-containing protein, which encodes MIQSSLEFLRCMKCGAKLELDVFESKKEIEEGILQCKKCNLEFPIIQKIPIMWNDFSKYLSSRRILGGKLYKLSTTSKLKSFVKKSLNAKTNDRSDIEEKWARIYQNSETSKFYSTIKQNLDTLPSSKFVLEHGCSIGIVTSHLANSNELVFGVDRSFSAIQIAKKQFNDNLDYFVADSLSPVFGKLQFDLILALNVLEIIEPNVLLKSISKQITKGYFVISDPYDFDRGPSSVKNPVDASSLRTDLKNLGFKISNSTKKPSYIPWTLKLNPRATLNYKVDLIMSQKS
- a CDS encoding SirB1 family protein, with amino-acid sequence MEKEFDPFVAEWFSFVKNPNFNLVEKCLKFAQILEYPDLDIEKHIEKITKIGMSLKESISDVKNPTYLISMLNEHLFENLGYSGDDDDYYNPKNNFLNEVIDKKTGLPITISILYAEVAKFIGLDLKIVGFPSHILVKYNEEMILDPFYDGRLLDIDDLQEILDTNYGGEIEFKPEFLDEITHEQILVRLTRNLKNSYVQSFVYDKALRCVNMVLAIEPESPDDIRDKGILEERLLNYDSALKYLNKYLEINPNAEDVDFILELIRSIKTKN
- a CDS encoding ArsR/SmtB family transcription factor, encoding MDSDEPNISDKVDIISTEDDRLKVIGEILSSDSSRKILQLLFNQSFTANQLAQKTELSLPLVIHHLKKMQSVGVVKITNVGKNSKSHDMKFYIVDKVALVILPNAMSQPAKKSKSLFNSFNRIHRLATLGGVSVAAWFTSQFMQKTSTVSSPSQPAPSSAPFMSRSADSEMTARVPAGNMESSGADSAVMTGDVAVDVFLSVIVVLAIVVIGLGIEVALKSRKNR
- a CDS encoding SIMPL domain-containing protein — its product is MNKKQLTVVMLSVLVVAVSATAVSSEADAQKPTSMLSFEKTIDVVGIGMISTDPDLLTIRLGLETKGDTANDALTANSAQMSKILQALKSVGISESEISTSSLNIRPQYEYVYDETRDRDTRTLVGYEASNIVTVETKSLDLAASIIDASVNAGANKVDSVYYSLSTETQMSLKDQLLEQAVINAQEKAKNVLAPLDQKIIGVKSISVSEFGIPTPYPVFSGSNMVFDAAMKSSSTQLFSSEQDVTASVHVVFHIGSN